In Leptodactylus fuscus isolate aLepFus1 chromosome 2, aLepFus1.hap2, whole genome shotgun sequence, one genomic interval encodes:
- the LOC142194009 gene encoding uncharacterized protein LOC142194009, which produces MYTIKVTNPNGGALHEQYYTLQVQAPLSVPLLNVSCHQDGGADILCRTDTGDDPWFSIMVNGHLLLENSTSSRTVEGTTEVTVPVTLPRPWDVTCSVRNHVSNNQTRKTQVTCPVPLSDPDLEVSCLHNGHLQISCSVKNGSDPIFSLSVNKNLLKENEKGRVNVSSPTQGPWDIQCAVKNILGEKSQSKTKEACPVPPSEPVLKVSCHNGSLQISCSVDSGTSPYFNLSVNEEIFTKNVTEGQKMINVTSPTSPGPWHVHCSVRNSLGEKTSSKTYETCPGSSCMTCLQKSVIGGVVAVIVTTSPFLIASFYIRRNTRKDQ; this is translated from the exons ATGTATACCATTAAAGTAACCAATCCAAATGGAGGTGCGCTGCACGAACAATATTACACTCTCCAGGTACAAG CCCCGTTATCGGTGCCTCTCCTGAACGTTTCATGTCACCAGGACGGTGGAGCGGACATATTGTGCAGGACAGACACTGGGGATGATCCTTGGTTTTCCATTATGGTAAATGGACATTTATTGCTGGAGAACTCTACCTCATCCAGGACTGTGGAGGGCACCACTGAGGTTACTGTCCCTGTAACTTTACCAAGACCTTGGGATGTGACATGTTCTGTAAGAAACCATGTCAGTAACAACCAGACCAGGAAGACCCAGGTGACATGTCCAG TTCCACTATCAGATCCTGACCTGGAGGTCTCGTGTCTCCATAATGGCCACCTCCAGATCTCCTGCTCGGTGAAGAATGGATCAGACCCTATCTTCTCCCTGTCCGTGAATAAGAATTTATTGAAGGAAAATGAAAAGGGAAGGGTTAATGTCTCTTCACCAACACAGGGGCCTTGGGATATTCAATGTGCGGTGAAAAACATCCTCGGGGAGAAGAGTCAAAGCAAGACAAAGGAAGCCTGTCCAG TTCCACCATCAGAACCTGTCCTGAAGGTCTCGTGTCACAATGGCAGCCTCCAGATCTCCTGCTCGGTGGACAGTGGCACGAGCCCCTACTTCAATCTCTCTGTGAATGAGGAAATATTTACTAAAAATGTCACAGAGGGGCAGAAAATGATCAATGTCACCTCCCCGACGTCACCAGGACCTTGGCACGTCCACTGCTCTGTGAGGAACAGTTTGGGGGAGAAGACTTCCAGCAAGACCTACGAGACTTGTCCAG GATCTTCCTGTATGACTTGTCTGCAGAAATCTGTAATAGGGGGCGTAGTGGCGGTGATCGTAACAACCTCTCCATTCCTGATCGCATCATTTTATATCAGACGCAACACAAGAAAGGATCAATGA